One Sphingomonas sabuli genomic region harbors:
- a CDS encoding DUF1192 domain-containing protein: protein MDLDDLFPDRKRDAIDELAKQDLDPLSIHELQERVEALKAEIARVEAHMSRAQTHRSVAEDLFKKK, encoded by the coding sequence ATGGACCTCGACGACCTCTTTCCCGACCGCAAGCGGGACGCGATTGACGAGCTCGCCAAGCAGGACCTCGACCCGCTGTCGATCCACGAACTGCAGGAGCGCGTCGAAGCGCTGAAAGCCGAAATCGCCCGCGTCGAAGCGCACATGAGCCGCGCGCAGACGCACAGGTCGGTGGCGGAGGATTTATTCAAGAAGAAGTAG
- a CDS encoding NAD(P)H-quinone oxidoreductase, giving the protein MQAIVAPQPDGAEELALVERPVPRPGKGEVLVRVAAAGINRPDILQRRGLYPPPPGASDILGLEIAGTVVEAGEGAESLIGRRVCALVAGGGYAEYCVAPAGTCLPVPEVLTLTEAAAMPETLFTVWSNLFERGFAADGDTVLVHGGTSGIGTMAIALCKLFGIGVIVTCGNDAKCRRAEELGADAAINYKSQDFVEAVKALTGGRGVEVVLDMVGGDYLSRNLACLADDGRHVSIAFQRGAKAEVTIPDVMRRRLTLTGSTLRPRSVEFKTMLADEIARTVWPYAEGGRLKPVIDTTFALDDAAAAHARMEAGDHVGKIVLTVGE; this is encoded by the coding sequence ATGCAAGCAATCGTCGCTCCGCAACCCGACGGGGCGGAGGAGCTGGCGCTGGTTGAACGGCCGGTGCCGCGGCCGGGCAAGGGCGAAGTGCTGGTCCGGGTCGCCGCGGCGGGCATCAACCGGCCCGATATCCTCCAGCGGCGCGGGCTCTATCCGCCGCCGCCGGGCGCGTCCGACATCCTTGGCTTGGAGATTGCCGGTACGGTCGTCGAAGCGGGCGAGGGAGCCGAAAGCCTGATCGGCCGCCGTGTATGCGCTCTGGTCGCGGGCGGCGGCTATGCCGAATATTGCGTCGCACCCGCCGGGACCTGCCTGCCGGTTCCCGAAGTGCTGACTCTGACCGAGGCGGCGGCGATGCCGGAAACGCTCTTCACCGTCTGGTCGAACCTGTTCGAACGAGGGTTTGCCGCGGATGGCGACACGGTGCTGGTCCATGGCGGCACCAGTGGCATCGGGACGATGGCGATTGCCCTGTGCAAGTTGTTCGGCATCGGCGTCATCGTGACGTGCGGCAACGACGCGAAGTGCCGCCGCGCCGAAGAGCTCGGGGCAGACGCCGCGATCAATTACAAGTCGCAGGATTTCGTTGAGGCGGTGAAGGCGCTGACGGGCGGCAGGGGGGTCGAAGTGGTGCTCGACATGGTCGGCGGCGACTATCTCTCGCGCAATCTTGCCTGCCTGGCCGACGACGGGCGCCACGTGTCGATCGCTTTCCAACGCGGGGCAAAGGCGGAAGTGACCATCCCCGATGTGATGCGCCGGCGGCTGACCCTGACCGGCTCCACGCTCCGCCCGCGTTCGGTGGAATTCAAGACGATGCTGGCCGACGAGATCGCCCGGACCGTCTGGCCCTACGCCGAAGGCGGCCGGTTGAAGCCGGTGATCGACACGACCTTTGCGCTGGACGACGCCGCGGCGGCGCATGCGCGGATGGAAGCGGGTGACCATGTCGGGAAGATCGTGCTTACGGTCGGCGAATAG
- a CDS encoding DUF1013 domain-containing protein codes for MPHATASWLVENTSLSFEQIAQFCGLHLLEVQAIADDTAATKLTGRDPIRSGELTHEEIEKGQNDPDYALQIQKEPDQVRRTKGPRYTPLSKRQDKPDGIAWLVKNHPELTDGQIGKLIGTTRTTIGAIRDRSHWNMANITAKDPVTLGLTSQRELDAAVAKAQKAAGAAAPVDEHFEEDRQALIEELRAEREQHARDAEAALAAEEASETLGNDEIVPGIRDPFKR; via the coding sequence ATGCCCCACGCGACCGCTTCCTGGCTGGTCGAGAACACCTCGCTCAGCTTCGAACAGATCGCGCAATTCTGCGGCCTCCACCTGCTCGAGGTGCAAGCGATCGCCGACGATACGGCGGCGACCAAGCTGACCGGCCGCGACCCGATCCGTTCGGGCGAGCTAACCCACGAGGAAATCGAGAAGGGGCAGAACGATCCCGATTACGCGCTGCAGATCCAGAAGGAGCCGGACCAGGTCCGCCGCACCAAGGGGCCGCGCTACACGCCGTTGTCGAAGCGGCAGGACAAGCCCGACGGCATCGCCTGGCTGGTCAAGAATCATCCGGAACTAACCGACGGCCAGATCGGCAAGCTGATCGGCACCACGCGCACGACCATCGGCGCCATCCGCGATCGCAGCCACTGGAACATGGCGAACATCACCGCGAAAGACCCGGTTACGCTTGGCCTGACCAGCCAGCGCGAGCTCGACGCCGCGGTGGCCAAGGCGCAGAAGGCCGCCGGCGCCGCCGCGCCGGTCGACGAGCATTTCGAGGAGGACCGTCAAGCGCTGATCGAGGAACTGCGGGCCGAGCGCGAGCAGCATGCCCGCGACGCCGAAGCCGCGCTGGCCGCCGAGGAAGCTAGCGAAACGCTTGGCAACGACGAGATCGTCCCCGGCATTCGCGACCCGTTCAAGCGTTGA
- a CDS encoding exodeoxyribonuclease VII small subunit, producing the protein MDNPQPAADPVSTDLSFEDALKRLEDIVRTLERGEAPLDQSIELYQEGDRLKRHCEARLKAAQARIEQIAFGSDGNPQGVTPLNAG; encoded by the coding sequence ATGGACAACCCGCAGCCTGCCGCCGACCCGGTCTCGACCGACCTCAGTTTCGAGGACGCGCTGAAGCGGTTGGAGGATATCGTCCGCACGCTCGAACGCGGCGAAGCGCCGCTCGACCAGTCGATCGAACTCTATCAGGAAGGTGACCGGCTCAAGCGTCATTGCGAGGCGCGGCTGAAGGCGGCGCAGGCGCGGATCGAGCAGATCGCGTTCGGCAGCGACGGCAATCCGCAAGGGGTCACGCCGCTCAATGCCGGTTGA
- a CDS encoding polyprenyl synthetase family protein — MPVELVDSPRVDLQAEAGRVSARIDDFFARLLPSPDDGRGQLYDAMRHAAIGGGKRLRPLLTVAASRLFGIDEERALRVAAAIEAIHVYSLIHDDLPAMDDDDLRRGRPTLHKAYDEATAILAGDSLHALAFEILAHEATDPDPLVRSDLVLELSRAAGPNGMAGGQMMDLLAEGEALDIAAITRLQQLKTGALIEYAVEAACILTSLGREARTPYRGYARNVGLAFQIADDLIDHSGDEAAAGKRIGKDAEAGKATFVSLLGEDRARQQARVLVDQAVDHLADHGEEADLLRAIARFAVERDR; from the coding sequence ATGCCGGTTGAACTCGTCGATAGCCCACGGGTCGATCTGCAGGCCGAAGCCGGCCGCGTGTCGGCCCGCATCGACGATTTCTTCGCGCGCCTGCTGCCGTCGCCGGACGACGGCCGCGGCCAGCTTTACGACGCCATGCGCCATGCCGCGATCGGCGGTGGCAAGCGGCTTCGCCCGCTGCTGACCGTTGCCGCGTCGCGTTTGTTCGGAATCGATGAGGAGCGAGCGCTGCGCGTCGCCGCGGCGATCGAGGCGATCCACGTCTATTCACTGATCCACGACGACCTGCCAGCGATGGACGATGACGATTTGCGCCGCGGCCGGCCGACCCTGCACAAGGCCTATGACGAGGCCACGGCCATCCTTGCCGGCGACAGCCTGCACGCTTTGGCGTTCGAAATCCTTGCCCATGAAGCGACCGATCCCGACCCGCTGGTGCGCAGCGACCTGGTGCTGGAACTGTCGCGCGCGGCGGGCCCCAACGGCATGGCCGGGGGCCAAATGATGGACCTTCTGGCCGAGGGCGAGGCGCTGGACATCGCCGCCATCACCCGGCTGCAGCAGCTGAAGACCGGTGCGTTGATAGAATATGCGGTGGAGGCCGCCTGCATCCTCACCAGCCTCGGGCGGGAAGCGCGCACGCCTTATCGCGGCTATGCCCGCAACGTCGGACTGGCGTTCCAGATTGCCGACGACCTTATCGACCATAGCGGCGACGAAGCCGCCGCCGGCAAGCGCATCGGCAAGGATGCGGAGGCCGGCAAGGCGACCTTCGTCTCGCTGCTCGGCGAAGACCGCGCCCGGCAGCAGGCGCGCGTCTTGGTCGATCAGGCGGTCGATCATCTTGCCGACCATGGCGAGGAAGCGGACCTGCTCCGCGCCATCGCCCGCTTTGCCGTAGAACGGGACCGGTGA
- the coaD gene encoding pantetheine-phosphate adenylyltransferase: protein MEQRIGVYPGTFDPVTLGHLDIIRRATHLVDRLVIGVTTNPSKSPLFSLEQRLDMVRRETAGIAGDISVVDFDSLLMDFAERENASIIIRGLRAAGDFEYEFQMAGMNQQLNSKIETVFLMAAVSLQPIASRLVKEIARYGGKIDKFVTPQVAADVARQLGR, encoded by the coding sequence ATGGAACAGCGGATCGGCGTCTATCCCGGTACCTTCGACCCGGTCACGCTGGGCCACCTCGACATCATCCGGCGCGCCACGCATTTGGTCGACCGGCTGGTCATCGGCGTCACCACCAACCCGTCCAAGTCGCCGTTATTCTCGCTTGAACAGCGGCTGGACATGGTCCGCCGCGAAACCGCCGGGATCGCGGGCGACATCAGCGTGGTCGACTTCGATTCCCTGCTGATGGACTTCGCCGAGCGCGAGAATGCGTCGATCATCATTCGCGGCCTGCGCGCGGCCGGCGACTTCGAATATGAATTCCAGATGGCGGGCATGAACCAGCAGCTCAACAGCAAGATCGAAACGGTCTTCCTGATGGCTGCCGTCTCGCTCCAGCCGATCGCGTCACGGCTGGTTAAGGAGATCGCGCGCTATGGCGGCAAGATCGACAAATTCGTAACGCCGCAGGTCGCGGCCGACGTCGCCCGCCAGCTGGGCCGATAG
- a CDS encoding peptidylprolyl isomerase, translated as MKMLALAFAAFALTAAQAPVTAPAALPINPPAAIAADPANKLTLNLSNGGTVVIQLRPDAAPNHVQRVQQLVSQGFYDGITFHRVIAGFMAQGGDPTGTGQGGSKLPDLTAEFNTLPHLRGTVGAARTADNPNSGNSQFYIMYVPNNSMNGEYTVFGRVIAGMDVVDSIAKGEPPAEPTKIVHASLGAAPTP; from the coding sequence ATGAAAATGCTCGCGCTCGCCTTTGCCGCCTTTGCGCTGACCGCCGCTCAGGCGCCGGTCACGGCCCCGGCCGCGCTGCCGATCAACCCGCCGGCGGCCATCGCCGCGGACCCGGCCAACAAGTTGACGCTGAACCTGTCCAACGGCGGCACGGTCGTCATCCAGCTGCGCCCCGACGCCGCGCCCAATCACGTGCAGCGGGTGCAGCAACTGGTCAGCCAGGGCTTTTACGACGGCATTACCTTCCACCGTGTGATCGCCGGCTTCATGGCTCAGGGCGGCGATCCGACCGGGACCGGGCAGGGAGGGTCGAAGCTTCCCGACCTGACCGCCGAATTCAACACGCTGCCGCATCTCCGCGGCACGGTCGGGGCGGCGCGCACCGCCGACAATCCCAATAGCGGCAACAGCCAGTTCTACATCATGTACGTGCCCAACAACTCGATGAACGGCGAATATACGGTGTTCGGCCGAGTGATTGCGGGCATGGACGTGGTCGATTCCATCGCCAAGGGCGAGCCGCCGGCCGAACCGACCAAGATCGTCCACGCAAGCCTTGGCGCCGCCCCGACGCCGTAA
- the queA gene encoding tRNA preQ1(34) S-adenosylmethionine ribosyltransferase-isomerase QueA: MRVDLFDFDLPSDRIALRPARPRDSARLLLVDGDHLADRHVLDLPALLQPGDVLLFNDTKVIPAQLEGRRGDARVGVTLHKRDGPRSWWAFVRNARRLRPGDRIDFSAGVSATAGERGDDGSVRISFDGEEPAELLIERAGQMPLPPYIASKRPIDAADAEDYQTLFAREEGAVAAPTAALHFTPRLVEALAARGIKRETVTLHVGAGTFLPVKADDTDDHAMHSEWGRIDPATADRLNAARSAGGRLIAVGTTSLRLVESAAGDDGTIRSFEGDTAIFLTPGARFRAVDGLMTNFHLPRSTLFMLVSALMGLDVMRRAYAHAIAEGYRFYSYGDSSLLLPARTSSVTDRRVTRA, from the coding sequence ATGCGCGTCGACCTTTTCGACTTCGACCTTCCGTCCGACCGCATTGCATTACGCCCGGCGCGGCCGCGTGATTCCGCGCGCCTGCTGCTGGTCGATGGCGACCATCTCGCCGACCGCCATGTGCTCGACCTGCCGGCCCTGCTGCAGCCGGGAGACGTGCTGCTGTTCAACGACACCAAGGTCATTCCCGCACAGCTGGAGGGCCGGCGCGGCGACGCCCGGGTCGGCGTTACCCTGCACAAGCGCGACGGACCGCGCAGCTGGTGGGCGTTCGTGCGCAATGCCCGGCGGCTGCGGCCCGGCGACCGGATCGACTTCAGCGCGGGGGTCAGCGCAACCGCCGGCGAACGCGGCGACGACGGCAGCGTGCGCATCAGCTTCGACGGGGAAGAGCCCGCCGAGCTGTTGATCGAACGGGCCGGGCAGATGCCCTTGCCGCCCTACATCGCCTCGAAGCGTCCGATCGATGCCGCAGACGCGGAGGATTACCAGACCTTGTTCGCGCGGGAGGAGGGGGCGGTCGCCGCGCCCACCGCGGCGCTGCACTTCACCCCGCGCCTGGTCGAGGCGCTCGCTGCGCGCGGGATCAAGCGGGAAACTGTCACCCTGCATGTCGGCGCGGGGACCTTCCTTCCGGTCAAGGCGGACGACACCGACGATCATGCGATGCACAGCGAATGGGGACGCATCGACCCGGCGACGGCGGACCGTCTGAATGCCGCTCGATCGGCAGGCGGGCGGCTCATCGCGGTCGGCACGACGTCGCTGCGGCTGGTCGAAAGCGCCGCCGGCGATGACGGCACCATCCGCTCGTTCGAAGGCGACACGGCGATCTTCCTCACGCCCGGCGCGCGCTTCAGGGCGGTCGACGGGTTGATGACCAACTTTCACCTGCCCCGGTCGACCCTGTTCATGCTGGTCAGCGCACTGATGGGACTCGACGTGATGCGCCGGGCCTATGCCCATGCCATCGCCGAAGGGTATCGCTTCTACAGCTACGGCGATTCCAGCCTGTTGCTACCGGCGCGAACATCATCCGTAACGGACCGGCGAGTCACACGGGCGTAA
- a CDS encoding glycosyltransferase, whose amino-acid sequence MPIKFALACAIALAWLLFSIILSRPWMQGLSEATHPLFALVAITFIAYVPGAMNAFLVASLLLDRRPRRYAPAVYPGVTVLIAAYQEERAIATTIATIAEEDYAGPLEVLILNDGSTDRTVALAQQAIAALALPSNRQFRLIDYPVNQGKAAVLNLGLEHASHDLIVTIDGDSRLNPDALTDIVERILSDPEGTAAVAGAILVRNSRESIMTGVQEWDYFHGIAAVKRMQSMYHGTLVAQGAFSIYRKQALIDVGGWPECVGEDIVLSWALLNRDHRIGYAEDAIAWTDAPATYKQFAKQRHRWSRGMIEALNQYEVLLFKPRLSMMFIWWNLLFIPLDLAYTFLFFPGVIAAVFFGIYWIAGPMTLAVLPLAAVWNIIIYRIQSKMFKKQGLKVRHNPLGFVVYLFFYTLMMQPICVWGYVSEILSLRKTWGTK is encoded by the coding sequence GTGCCCATCAAGTTCGCGCTCGCTTGCGCGATTGCGCTCGCATGGTTGCTGTTCAGCATCATCCTGTCACGTCCCTGGATGCAGGGACTTAGCGAGGCAACGCACCCGCTATTCGCGCTCGTGGCCATTACTTTCATTGCTTACGTGCCCGGCGCGATGAACGCCTTTCTGGTGGCCAGCCTGCTGCTGGATCGCCGGCCACGCCGCTATGCACCCGCCGTCTATCCCGGCGTCACGGTCCTGATCGCCGCTTACCAGGAGGAGCGGGCGATCGCGACGACCATCGCCACGATCGCGGAGGAGGATTACGCCGGGCCGCTCGAGGTGCTGATCCTTAACGACGGCTCGACCGATCGCACGGTCGCGCTCGCGCAGCAGGCGATCGCGGCTTTGGCTCTGCCGTCGAACCGCCAGTTCCGGCTGATCGACTATCCCGTCAACCAGGGCAAGGCCGCGGTCCTCAACCTTGGCCTTGAACACGCCAGCCACGATCTCATCGTCACCATCGACGGGGATTCGCGCCTTAACCCCGACGCGTTGACGGACATCGTCGAACGCATCCTGTCCGACCCCGAGGGCACCGCCGCAGTCGCCGGCGCGATCCTGGTCCGCAATTCGCGCGAAAGCATCATGACCGGGGTGCAGGAATGGGATTATTTCCACGGCATCGCCGCGGTGAAGCGCATGCAGAGCATGTATCACGGCACGCTCGTCGCGCAGGGCGCCTTTTCCATATACCGCAAGCAGGCGCTGATCGATGTCGGCGGCTGGCCGGAATGCGTCGGCGAGGACATCGTGCTGAGCTGGGCGCTGCTCAACCGCGACCACCGCATCGGCTATGCCGAGGACGCGATTGCATGGACTGACGCACCGGCGACCTACAAGCAGTTCGCCAAGCAGCGCCACCGCTGGTCGCGGGGCATGATCGAGGCGCTCAACCAGTATGAAGTGCTGCTGTTCAAGCCGCGGTTGTCGATGATGTTTATCTGGTGGAACCTGCTCTTCATCCCGCTCGACCTCGCCTACACCTTCCTGTTCTTCCCGGGCGTCATCGCGGCGGTGTTCTTCGGCATCTACTGGATCGCCGGCCCGATGACACTGGCGGTGCTACCGCTGGCGGCGGTGTGGAACATCATCATCTACCGGATCCAGAGCAAGATGTTCAAAAAGCAGGGGCTCAAGGTGCGCCACAATCCGCTGGGCTTCGTCGTCTACCTGTTCTTTTATACCCTGATGATGCAGCCGATTTGCGTGTGGGGTTACGTGAGTGAAATTCTGAGCCTGCGCAAAACCTGGGGGACTAAGTGA
- the tgt gene encoding tRNA guanosine(34) transglycosylase Tgt translates to MPPLTFTIAATDGAARTGTIAMARGEIRTPAFMPVGTAATVKAMKPADVRATGADIILGNTYHLMLRPGAERIARLGGLHAFMGWDRPILTDSGGYQVMSLSDLTKVTEEGVAFASHLDGSRHMLSPERSMEVQGLLGSDIVMAFDQLLPADASREKQTEAMERSMRWADRSKAAFSGAGALFGIQQGGLDEELRGRSAQALRSIGFDGYAIGGLAVGEGQEAMCRVLDFAVPMLPADSPRYLMGVGKPDDLVEAVLRGVDMFDCVLPTRSGRTGQAFTPDGPINIRNARFAEDSSPIEAGCPCTGCAGFSRAYVHHLVRSGEILGAMLMTEHNLAFYQRLMQAMRDAIVAHDLQGFADGFLERYRSPAKANA, encoded by the coding sequence ATGCCCCCGCTGACCTTCACCATCGCCGCGACGGACGGCGCCGCGCGCACCGGCACCATCGCCATGGCGCGCGGCGAGATCCGCACGCCCGCCTTCATGCCGGTCGGAACGGCTGCGACGGTCAAGGCGATGAAGCCCGCGGACGTACGCGCCACCGGCGCCGACATCATTCTCGGCAACACCTACCATCTGATGCTTCGCCCGGGCGCCGAGCGCATCGCCCGCCTAGGCGGGCTCCATGCCTTCATGGGCTGGGACCGGCCGATCCTGACCGACAGCGGCGGCTATCAGGTGATGAGCCTGTCGGACCTGACCAAGGTCACCGAGGAGGGGGTCGCCTTCGCCAGCCACCTCGACGGGTCGCGCCACATGCTGTCGCCCGAACGATCGATGGAAGTGCAGGGCCTGCTCGGCTCCGACATCGTCATGGCGTTCGACCAGCTCCTGCCGGCGGATGCGAGCCGCGAGAAGCAGACGGAGGCGATGGAGCGCTCGATGCGCTGGGCGGACCGGTCGAAGGCGGCCTTTTCAGGCGCGGGCGCGCTGTTCGGCATCCAGCAGGGCGGACTGGACGAGGAATTGCGCGGCCGATCGGCACAGGCGCTGCGGTCGATCGGCTTCGACGGCTACGCAATTGGCGGTCTGGCCGTCGGGGAAGGGCAGGAGGCGATGTGCCGAGTACTCGACTTCGCCGTTCCGATGCTGCCCGCGGACAGCCCGCGCTACCTGATGGGTGTCGGCAAGCCCGACGACCTGGTCGAAGCGGTCCTGCGCGGGGTCGACATGTTCGATTGCGTGCTGCCGACTCGCTCCGGCCGAACCGGGCAGGCCTTCACCCCCGACGGGCCGATCAACATCCGCAACGCGCGCTTCGCGGAGGACTCGTCGCCGATCGAAGCGGGTTGTCCCTGCACGGGCTGCGCGGGGTTCAGCCGCGCGTACGTCCATCACCTCGTCCGCTCGGGCGAAATTCTCGGCGCGATGCTGATGACCGAGCACAATCTGGCGTTTTACCAGCGGCTGATGCAGGCCATGCGCGACGCCATCGTCGCTCACGACCTGCAAGGCTTCGCCGATGGGTTTCTCGAGCGCTACCGCTCCCCGGCGAAGGCTAACGCCTGA
- the yghU gene encoding glutathione-dependent disulfide-bond oxidoreductase — MSDYVLPEVWTWDQASGGQFANINRPIAGATHEKELPVGKHLFQLYSLGTPNGQKVSILFEELLEKGHADAEYDAWPIRIGDGDQFSSGFVAVNPNSKIPALLDRSGPEPIRIFESGAILIHLAEKFGEFLPKSGPERAETLSWLMWQMGSAPFLGGGFGHFFAYAPEKLEYPINRYAMEAKRQLDVLNRQLADHEFIAGADYSIADIAIWPWYGQMALGKSYAGSDVFLATHEYRNLIRWAEQVAERPGVERGRKVNKMTGDPSEQLHERHDASDFESRTQDKLAPAE, encoded by the coding sequence ATGAGCGACTATGTCCTTCCCGAGGTGTGGACCTGGGACCAGGCGAGCGGCGGCCAGTTCGCCAATATCAACCGGCCGATCGCGGGCGCGACGCATGAGAAGGAGCTGCCGGTCGGCAAGCACCTGTTCCAGCTTTATTCGCTCGGCACACCCAACGGGCAGAAGGTTTCGATCCTGTTCGAGGAGTTGCTGGAAAAGGGCCATGCGGACGCGGAGTACGACGCCTGGCCGATCCGCATCGGCGACGGGGACCAGTTTTCCAGCGGCTTTGTCGCGGTCAATCCGAACAGCAAGATTCCCGCCCTGCTCGACCGCAGCGGACCCGAGCCGATCCGTATCTTCGAATCCGGCGCGATCCTGATCCACCTGGCCGAAAAGTTCGGCGAGTTCCTGCCCAAGTCCGGGCCCGAGCGCGCCGAAACCCTGTCATGGCTGATGTGGCAGATGGGCAGCGCGCCCTTCCTCGGCGGCGGCTTCGGCCACTTCTTCGCCTACGCGCCGGAAAAGCTCGAATATCCGATCAACCGCTATGCGATGGAAGCCAAGCGGCAGCTCGACGTCCTCAACCGCCAGCTGGCCGATCACGAGTTCATCGCGGGCGCCGATTATTCGATCGCCGATATCGCGATCTGGCCGTGGTACGGACAGATGGCGCTGGGCAAGAGCTACGCGGGGTCGGACGTCTTCCTGGCGACCCACGAGTACCGGAACCTGATCCGCTGGGCCGAGCAGGTCGCCGAGCGCCCCGGCGTCGAGCGTGGCCGCAAGGTCAACAAGATGACCGGCGACCCATCGGAGCAGCTGCACGAGCGCCACGACGCCAGCGATTTCGAAAGCCGGACGCAAGACAAGCTGGCACCGGCCGAATAA
- a CDS encoding DEAD/DEAH box helicase, whose amino-acid sequence MTFADLGLSDQLLRAVDDSGYTDPTPIQRGAIPAVLMGKDLIGIAQTGTGKTAGFVLPMIDILAQGRSRARMPRSLILEPTRELAAQVAENFEKYGKYNKLSMALLIGGVQMGDQIKALEKGVDVLIATPGRLLDLFQRGKILMNGCDLLVIDEADRMLDMGFIPDIEEICSKLPTNRQTLLFSATMPPPIQKLAAKFLTDPKRVEVARPATANVNIDQRLVLVKASDKRETLRKIIRDEDVKNAIIFCNRKTTVRELTTSLKRARLSAGQIHGDMDQSSRIAELDRFKQNEINILVASDVAARGLDVKGVSHVFNYDVPWQPDDYVHRIGRTGRAGAKGVAITLATKDDAEAIAAIEKLVGTKIAKLGAGSSADEQPAKAEDKPERIEKSDKAPKAKAEPKPRSEPKAKAEPKAKAEPKPRAESKPLIAADGEWNGPLPDFLNVSAT is encoded by the coding sequence ATGACTTTTGCCGACCTCGGCCTTTCCGACCAATTGCTGCGCGCTGTCGACGACAGCGGCTATACCGACCCGACTCCGATCCAGCGCGGGGCGATCCCGGCTGTTTTGATGGGCAAGGACCTGATCGGCATCGCCCAGACCGGCACCGGCAAAACCGCCGGCTTCGTCCTGCCGATGATCGACATTCTCGCACAAGGCCGCAGCCGGGCGCGCATGCCGCGTTCGCTGATCCTGGAGCCGACGCGCGAACTTGCCGCGCAGGTGGCGGAGAATTTTGAGAAGTACGGCAAGTATAACAAGCTTTCGATGGCGCTGCTGATCGGCGGCGTGCAGATGGGCGACCAGATCAAGGCGCTGGAAAAGGGCGTCGACGTGCTGATCGCGACCCCGGGCCGGCTGCTCGACCTGTTCCAGCGCGGCAAGATCCTGATGAACGGCTGCGACCTGCTGGTCATCGACGAGGCCGACCGGATGCTCGACATGGGTTTCATCCCGGACATCGAAGAGATCTGTTCGAAGCTCCCGACCAATCGCCAGACGTTGCTGTTCTCCGCGACGATGCCGCCGCCGATCCAGAAACTGGCGGCCAAGTTCCTGACCGATCCGAAGCGGGTCGAGGTCGCCCGCCCGGCCACCGCCAACGTCAACATCGACCAGCGGCTGGTGCTGGTGAAGGCCAGCGACAAGCGCGAAACGCTGCGCAAGATCATTCGCGACGAGGACGTCAAGAACGCGATCATCTTCTGCAACCGCAAGACGACGGTGCGCGAGCTGACCACCAGCCTTAAGCGCGCGCGCCTTTCCGCCGGCCAGATTCATGGCGACATGGACCAGTCCAGCCGGATCGCCGAGCTCGACCGGTTCAAGCAGAACGAGATCAACATCCTCGTCGCGTCCGACGTTGCCGCCCGCGGGCTGGACGTCAAAGGCGTCAGTCACGTGTTCAACTATGACGTGCCGTGGCAGCCGGACGATTACGTCCACCGCATCGGCCGCACCGGCCGCGCGGGTGCCAAGGGCGTCGCCATCACGCTGGCGACCAAGGACGATGCCGAGGCGATCGCCGCGATCGAAAAACTGGTCGGGACGAAGATCGCCAAGCTCGGCGCCGGCTCATCTGCGGACGAGCAACCGGCGAAGGCCGAGGACAAGCCCGAGCGCATCGAGAAATCGGACAAGGCGCCCAAGGCAAAGGCCGAGCCCAAGCCGCGGTCGGAGCCTAAGGCGAAAGCCGAGCCGAAGGCCAAGGCCGAGCCGAAGCCCAGGGCGGAGTCCAAGCCGCTGATCGCGGCGGACGGCGAATGGAACGGCCCGCTGCCCGACTTCCTCAACGTCAGCGCCACCTAG
- the crcB gene encoding fluoride efflux transporter CrcB yields MGFLIVFLGAGIGGALRHGTNLLGVRLFGELPIATLAVNAIGSLAMGVLAGLFAARTGMDQQLRLFLTTGVLGGFTTFSAFSLDTALLVERHEFGLAAAYVLASVLLSLAAVFVGLALVRAAAPVG; encoded by the coding sequence GTGGGTTTCCTGATCGTTTTCCTTGGGGCGGGGATCGGCGGCGCACTGCGCCACGGCACCAACCTGCTGGGCGTCAGGCTGTTCGGCGAGCTGCCCATCGCAACGCTGGCCGTCAACGCGATCGGATCGCTGGCGATGGGCGTCCTTGCCGGATTGTTCGCGGCGCGGACGGGCATGGACCAGCAGCTGCGCCTGTTCCTGACCACCGGCGTGCTGGGCGGCTTCACCACCTTTTCGGCTTTCAGCCTGGACACCGCCTTGCTGGTCGAACGGCACGAATTCGGCCTCGCCGCGGCCTATGTCCTGGCCTCGGTCCTGCTGAGCCTCGCCGCTGTATTTGTCGGCCTGGCCCTCGTCCGCGCCGCGGCCCCGGTTGGTTAA